A window of Pedobacter lusitanus contains these coding sequences:
- a CDS encoding MarR family winged helix-turn-helix transcriptional regulator translates to MKQQETIDYLLKVVWQNMSNTYNQIASGFGITQAIGYVLINIDKDGTAVSQLAGLLGVKATSLSRMLNNMEESGLIYREASSGDKRSVKVFLTDFGREKRQVAKSVVRSFNEYLNDHLAVSEKASLVQSLQKLNKLTLAYTVTTGNDEQKDK, encoded by the coding sequence ATGAAACAACAGGAAACAATAGATTATTTATTGAAAGTGGTTTGGCAGAACATGTCCAACACCTATAATCAGATCGCATCAGGCTTTGGAATCACACAAGCTATTGGTTATGTGCTGATTAATATTGATAAAGATGGTACAGCAGTCTCACAGCTTGCGGGATTGCTCGGGGTTAAGGCCACCAGTTTGTCGAGAATGCTAAACAATATGGAAGAATCAGGGTTAATATACAGGGAGGCTTCTTCCGGCGATAAAAGATCCGTAAAAGTCTTTCTGACTGACTTCGGCAGAGAGAAGCGGCAGGTGGCAAAAAGTGTTGTCCGTTCTTTCAATGAATACCTGAATGATCATTTGGCTGTCTCAGAAAAAGCCAGCCTGGTACAAAGCTTACAGAAATTAAATAAACTCACTTTAGCATATACAGTAACTACAGGAAATGATGAACAAAAAGATAAATAA
- a CDS encoding efflux RND transporter permease subunit, translating to MSISTTSIKRPVLAIVMNLMILLFGVIGYNFLGVREFPNIDPTVVSVRTSYPGANSDIIESQITEPLEKSINGIDGIRNMSSSSNQGSSTITIEFNLGKNIEEAANDVRDKVSQAARNLPKDIDGNPVVSKADANSDAIITMTIQSDQRNQLELSDYAENVIAERIQTIPGVSSVQIQGQKKYAMRLRIDPNKLAALGLTSQDIVTALDNENVELPSGKITGASTELTVKTLGKLTNEKQFNDLIIKNDGNNVIQLKDVGYAELGPENEETILRESGKPMVAVALIPQPGANYLDISTEFEKRFARLKNDIPKDIKLNVSLDNTRFIKNSVTEVAETIILSLVLVILIIYLFFRDWAIAIRPLIDIPVSLVFTFFIMYIFGFSINVLSLLAIVLATGLVVDDGIVVTENIFKKVEEGYSPFEAAIKGSNEIFFAVISISVTLAAVFLPVVFLQGFVGRLFREFGIVIGAAVLISAFVSLTLTPMLNAYLMKKTGHKKSRFYEWSEPYFVKLNDNYAENLNKFLNKRWLAVPIIIACIGLIMLFWKILPKETAPYDDRSAINMSITTPEGSSYDYTDKFIMKIAKMVEDSIPEKNVNITITSPSFGGSGAVNSGFVRMGLTDPGLRGRSQEEIANQLTRITRKYTEGKVLVTQQPTISVGRRGGLPISYIIQAQNFDKLREKVPQFMDEVSKDPTFTVSDVNLKFNKPEINLTIDRDKARNLGVSVSAIAQTLQLGLSGQRFSYFFMNGKQYQVIGQFDRGNRKDPLDLSSVYVRNDKGELIQIDNLVTAKEESSPPQLYRNNRFTAATVSAGLAPGKSIGDGIAAMDKIRDKVLDETFSTDLSGESRDFQESSSNTMFAFGLALLLVYLILSAQFESFKDPVIIIMTVPMAVAGAFLSLWLFGQSWNIFSQIGTIMLIGLVTKNGILIVEFANQLKESGKSVHDAIREASVSRLRPILMTSLAIAIGALPIAMALGAAAKSRMGMGVVIVGGTTFSLVLTLFVIPSIYSYWSKEHKTNTDLQESLKAALAEEKNPSA from the coding sequence ATGAGTATATCCACCACGAGTATAAAAAGACCCGTTCTGGCAATTGTAATGAACCTGATGATCCTGCTTTTCGGTGTTATCGGGTACAATTTTCTGGGTGTAAGGGAGTTTCCCAATATTGACCCAACGGTAGTTTCAGTGCGTACCTCCTATCCTGGTGCAAACTCAGATATTATTGAATCCCAGATTACCGAACCACTGGAAAAATCCATCAACGGGATAGACGGTATCAGAAACATGTCTTCTTCCAGTAACCAGGGAAGCAGTACGATTACCATAGAATTCAACCTGGGTAAAAATATTGAGGAAGCTGCCAATGATGTTCGGGATAAAGTATCACAGGCGGCCCGTAACTTACCTAAAGATATTGACGGAAATCCTGTAGTGAGCAAGGCAGATGCCAATTCGGATGCGATCATCACCATGACGATCCAGAGTGATCAGAGAAATCAGCTGGAATTGAGTGACTATGCAGAAAATGTAATTGCCGAACGTATACAAACCATACCGGGCGTCAGCAGTGTGCAGATTCAGGGACAGAAAAAATATGCCATGAGGCTTCGGATTGATCCGAATAAACTGGCTGCTTTAGGGCTGACTTCGCAGGATATTGTCACTGCGCTTGACAATGAGAATGTAGAACTGCCTTCCGGTAAAATCACTGGTGCCAGTACTGAACTGACTGTCAAAACGCTGGGTAAATTAACCAATGAAAAACAGTTCAATGATCTGATCATTAAAAATGACGGCAACAATGTTATTCAGCTGAAGGATGTAGGTTATGCAGAACTTGGCCCTGAAAATGAAGAAACTATTTTAAGGGAGTCCGGCAAACCCATGGTTGCTGTAGCTCTGATTCCGCAGCCAGGAGCAAATTACCTGGACATTTCAACAGAATTTGAGAAGAGATTTGCCAGACTGAAGAATGATATTCCCAAAGATATCAAGCTGAATGTTTCCCTGGATAATACCAGGTTTATCAAGAATTCAGTCACAGAGGTTGCGGAAACCATTATTCTTTCCCTGGTACTGGTTATCCTGATCATTTACCTGTTTTTCAGGGATTGGGCAATTGCCATCAGACCATTAATTGATATACCGGTATCGCTGGTTTTCACTTTCTTTATCATGTACATTTTTGGCTTCTCGATCAATGTATTGAGTTTACTGGCTATTGTACTGGCTACAGGACTTGTTGTAGATGACGGGATTGTCGTGACCGAAAATATTTTCAAAAAAGTAGAGGAAGGATATTCTCCTTTCGAGGCTGCGATTAAAGGTTCCAACGAGATCTTCTTTGCCGTTATTTCCATTTCAGTTACGCTTGCTGCTGTGTTTCTTCCGGTTGTATTTCTCCAGGGATTTGTGGGCAGACTATTCCGGGAATTCGGGATTGTAATTGGTGCAGCCGTGCTGATATCGGCTTTTGTATCCCTGACACTGACACCGATGTTAAATGCCTATCTGATGAAAAAGACAGGCCATAAAAAGTCAAGGTTTTATGAATGGTCTGAGCCCTACTTTGTTAAATTGAATGATAATTATGCCGAAAACCTGAATAAATTTCTGAACAAAAGATGGCTTGCAGTTCCAATTATAATCGCCTGTATCGGCCTGATCATGTTGTTCTGGAAAATTCTGCCTAAAGAAACTGCTCCTTATGATGACAGAAGTGCGATCAATATGAGTATCACTACTCCCGAGGGCTCATCTTACGATTATACGGATAAGTTCATTATGAAGATCGCCAAAATGGTTGAAGACTCTATTCCGGAAAAGAACGTAAATATTACTATTACCTCTCCGAGTTTCGGTGGAAGTGGTGCTGTAAACAGTGGTTTTGTCAGAATGGGACTTACAGATCCCGGACTGCGCGGTCGTTCTCAGGAAGAAATCGCTAACCAGCTGACCCGGATTACCCGAAAATATACTGAGGGAAAAGTACTGGTAACCCAGCAACCGACAATCTCGGTAGGTCGTCGTGGAGGTTTGCCAATCAGCTATATCATCCAGGCGCAGAATTTTGATAAACTGAGAGAAAAGGTTCCTCAGTTTATGGATGAAGTAAGTAAAGACCCGACATTCACCGTTTCTGATGTCAACCTGAAATTCAACAAGCCGGAAATCAACCTGACGATAGACAGGGATAAAGCCAGGAACCTGGGTGTATCAGTTTCGGCCATTGCCCAGACTTTACAGCTTGGGCTCAGTGGGCAGCGTTTTTCTTATTTCTTTATGAATGGAAAACAGTACCAGGTAATTGGTCAGTTTGACCGCGGAAACCGAAAAGATCCTTTGGATCTGAGTTCTGTATATGTACGTAATGATAAGGGTGAGCTTATCCAGATTGACAATCTGGTAACTGCAAAAGAAGAAAGCAGCCCTCCGCAGCTGTACAGAAATAATCGTTTTACGGCAGCCACGGTTTCTGCAGGTCTGGCTCCGGGGAAAAGTATAGGGGATGGAATTGCAGCCATGGATAAAATCAGGGATAAAGTTTTAGATGAAACCTTTTCCACTGACCTTAGTGGTGAATCACGTGATTTCCAGGAAAGTTCTTCCAATACGATGTTTGCTTTCGGACTGGCCTTATTGCTGGTATACCTGATTCTGTCAGCGCAGTTTGAAAGTTTCAAAGATCCGGTTATCATTATCATGACTGTACCTATGGCGGTAGCGGGAGCCTTTCTTTCTTTATGGTTGTTTGGACAGAGCTGGAATATATTCAGCCAGATCGGTACAATTATGCTGATCGGACTGGTTACAAAAAATGGTATTCTGATTGTGGAATTTGCCAATCAGCTTAAAGAAAGCGGTAAAAGTGTACACGATGCAATCAGAGAGGCTTCAGTTTCCCGTTTAAGACCGATTTTAATGACCAGTCTGGCTATTGCAATCGGGGCCTTACCTATTGCCATGGCATTGGGTGCAGCGGCAAAAAGCCGTATGGGTATGGGGGTTGTCATTGTGGGTGGAACTACATTTTCACTGGTGCTTACCCTGTTTGTTATTCCATCAATCTATTCTTACTGGTCTAAAGAGCACAAAACAAATACAGATTTACAAGAGTCATTAAAAGCAGCACTGGCTGAAGAAAAAAATCCTTCGGCTTAA
- a CDS encoding M61 family metallopeptidase: MKLTKQIGLGLLIFLAPALAAQAQTAVNYEVSFKEPQAHYADVKMHVDGLKKEYIDVKMPVWAPGSYLIREFSRNVEGFTATSGKKTLKTEKLKKNTWRVYTGSSNSVDINYSVYAFEVSVRTSFIDASHAFLSPTGIFMYPDNQLALPSTVKVIPFEGWYKVSTGLEPVAGRQFTYTAKNYDILFDSPIEVGNQDVFEFTAAGVKHEVAMYGGGNYNAERLKTDMAKVIEQATAIYGENPNKHYTFIVHNFQRGGGGLEHLNSTVLGASRDAYATEKGYKGFLGLVAHEYHHLWNVKRLRPVALGPFDYENENYTTDLWIAEGFTAYYENKLMLRAGLISKEEFIETLTKSMSDVINTRGGYVQSAAMSSFDAWIKYYRPDENSKNSSISYYSKGEIVGMLMDLEIAHATQGKSSLDQVMKAMYEQCKIKGRGYTDAEFKTMVEKISGISFTGFWAKYVNGTEPVEYEKYLGYAGIKVKDEGQKEAYLGIATKVTEGHLLISAVSRNSAAWVDGLNVDDELIGVEGAYAQPAVEKMPVMQQKKIGDAVRFQIRRDGLDKEISVKLKASPNVELVSSVDPAGTAVEKAVLKAWTGI; the protein is encoded by the coding sequence ATGAAACTAACAAAACAAATTGGATTAGGGTTATTGATTTTTCTGGCACCCGCCCTGGCCGCTCAAGCACAGACCGCAGTTAATTACGAGGTCAGTTTTAAAGAACCACAAGCGCACTATGCTGATGTTAAAATGCATGTCGACGGACTGAAAAAAGAATATATTGATGTTAAAATGCCTGTATGGGCACCAGGATCTTATCTGATCAGGGAGTTTTCCAGAAATGTAGAAGGTTTTACGGCAACATCCGGCAAAAAAACACTTAAAACAGAAAAATTAAAGAAAAATACCTGGAGAGTTTATACCGGTAGTTCAAATTCCGTTGATATCAATTACAGTGTATATGCCTTTGAAGTATCGGTACGTACTTCTTTTATAGATGCCAGTCATGCGTTTTTATCTCCAACCGGGATTTTTATGTATCCTGACAATCAGCTTGCTTTGCCAAGTACAGTTAAGGTGATCCCTTTTGAAGGCTGGTATAAAGTGTCTACCGGACTGGAGCCTGTGGCTGGCCGTCAATTTACCTATACAGCAAAAAATTATGATATTTTGTTTGATAGCCCGATAGAGGTAGGTAATCAGGATGTATTTGAATTCACTGCTGCGGGTGTTAAACATGAAGTAGCCATGTATGGTGGCGGAAACTATAATGCAGAGCGTCTGAAAACAGATATGGCTAAGGTTATAGAACAGGCGACAGCGATTTATGGAGAGAACCCGAACAAACACTATACTTTTATTGTCCATAATTTTCAAAGAGGTGGCGGTGGACTGGAGCATCTGAACTCTACCGTACTGGGTGCCTCAAGAGATGCCTATGCGACAGAAAAAGGATATAAAGGATTTTTGGGTCTGGTAGCACATGAATATCATCATTTATGGAATGTAAAAAGATTGCGCCCGGTAGCTTTAGGTCCGTTTGATTATGAAAACGAGAACTATACCACTGATTTATGGATTGCTGAAGGATTTACAGCATACTATGAGAATAAATTAATGCTGCGCGCCGGGCTGATCAGTAAAGAAGAGTTTATAGAAACCTTAACCAAATCAATGTCTGATGTGATAAACACCAGAGGTGGTTATGTGCAGTCGGCTGCGATGTCAAGCTTTGATGCCTGGATCAAATATTACCGTCCTGATGAAAACTCCAAAAACAGCAGTATTTCTTATTACAGTAAAGGAGAAATTGTAGGCATGCTGATGGATCTTGAAATTGCCCATGCAACTCAGGGTAAATCAAGTCTTGATCAGGTAATGAAGGCAATGTATGAGCAGTGCAAGATTAAAGGCCGGGGCTATACTGATGCTGAATTCAAGACTATGGTAGAGAAAATCAGCGGGATCAGTTTTACTGGTTTCTGGGCGAAATATGTGAATGGTACTGAGCCGGTAGAATATGAAAAGTATTTAGGCTATGCCGGAATAAAGGTTAAAGACGAGGGACAGAAAGAAGCTTACCTGGGGATTGCGACAAAAGTAACTGAAGGTCATTTACTGATCTCTGCAGTTTCCCGTAATTCGGCTGCCTGGGTTGACGGACTAAACGTTGACGATGAACTGATAGGTGTGGAAGGTGCTTATGCGCAGCCTGCTGTAGAGAAAATGCCTGTAATGCAGCAAAAGAAAATTGGTGATGCAGTTCGTTTTCAAATCAGAAGAGATGGTCTGGATAAAGAGATCAGCGTTAAGCTGAAGGCCAGCCCGAATGTTGAACTTGTTTCCTCCGTAGATCCGGCAGGAACAGCAGTAGAGAAGGCTGTGCTTAAAGCATGGACAGGAATATAA
- a CDS encoding OmpA family protein has protein sequence MKQKLFKSLPVALAALFIGGAAQAQEQPATNAAQQFSTWSIGVNAGVLTPTSPLGGKNDFSKNSSSLGYGLYIKKQFTPYFSLKLDGIRGKLKGDNSKSFNDGKGPAIVGGTTAFETELNYAATLSAEVNMFNIDMFRKQDALQLFVTGGAGLAGYKPKVTVGGVTSEYPKNVKELVIPVGLGARFKVSEKVNFNLGWSIYFVDGDNVDGTYRQNNNDKFSYAHAGLEFALGKGKQLAFHNPVAATYDEAVQAKNIANSLRSDLDAQKSENAKLRTEMSDLLKDTDGDGVADKLDKCPNTPSGTVVDGAGCPLVAPTPVVTEKVIITDADRKVVKQAIKDLEFDLGKSTIRAKSYTSLNRVANLLVTKNFSLKLAGHTDNTGRAASNMKLSKDRAESVKAYLVSQGANASRIEATGYGQNQPIASNKNAAGRQKNRRVEFTLY, from the coding sequence ATGAAACAAAAATTATTTAAAAGTCTGCCGGTAGCTTTAGCTGCCCTTTTCATTGGTGGTGCTGCACAGGCGCAGGAGCAACCAGCAACTAATGCTGCACAACAGTTCAGTACTTGGTCTATCGGTGTTAACGCTGGTGTTTTAACTCCAACTTCTCCGCTAGGTGGAAAAAACGATTTCTCTAAGAACAGTTCTAGTTTAGGATATGGTCTTTACATCAAAAAACAATTCACTCCATATTTCTCTTTGAAATTAGACGGAATCAGAGGTAAACTGAAAGGTGATAACTCTAAATCATTCAATGATGGTAAAGGTCCTGCTATTGTAGGCGGAACTACTGCTTTTGAAACAGAATTGAACTATGCAGCTACTTTAAGTGCTGAAGTAAACATGTTCAACATTGATATGTTCAGAAAACAAGATGCATTACAGTTATTTGTAACAGGTGGTGCTGGTTTAGCTGGTTACAAACCAAAAGTTACTGTTGGTGGTGTAACTTCTGAATATCCAAAAAATGTTAAAGAATTAGTTATCCCTGTAGGATTAGGTGCTAGATTTAAAGTTTCTGAAAAAGTTAACTTTAACTTAGGATGGTCTATCTACTTTGTTGATGGTGATAACGTTGATGGTACTTACCGTCAGAACAACAATGACAAATTCTCTTACGCTCACGCTGGTTTAGAGTTTGCATTAGGAAAAGGAAAACAATTAGCTTTCCACAATCCGGTTGCTGCTACTTATGACGAAGCTGTTCAGGCTAAAAACATTGCTAACTCTTTAAGAAGCGATTTAGATGCTCAAAAATCTGAAAACGCTAAATTAAGAACTGAAATGAGCGATCTTTTAAAAGATACTGACGGTGACGGTGTTGCTGATAAATTGGATAAATGTCCTAACACTCCATCAGGAACTGTTGTTGATGGTGCTGGATGTCCATTAGTTGCTCCAACTCCTGTTGTAACTGAAAAAGTAATTATCACTGATGCTGATCGTAAAGTTGTTAAACAAGCGATTAAAGATCTTGAATTTGATTTAGGTAAATCTACTATCAGAGCTAAATCTTATACTTCATTGAACCGTGTTGCTAACTTATTAGTAACTAAAAACTTTAGCCTTAAATTAGCTGGTCACACAGATAATACTGGTAGAGCTGCTTCTAACATGAAATTATCTAAAGACAGAGCTGAATCAGTTAAAGCTTATTTAGTTTCTCAAGGTGCTAATGCATCTCGTATCGAAGCTACTGGTTACGGTCAAAACCAACCAATTGCATCTAACAAAAATGCAGCTGGTCGTCAGAAAAACAGAAGAGTAGAATTTACTTTATACTAG
- a CDS encoding efflux RND transporter periplasmic adaptor subunit, which produces MKLKYVIYSLIFAGIVYLIYHRISVNKKLENSGMGPGAKGSGSAKGGKSQNMLVNGVVIQATSFANKLDITGTIEANESVALQSEVSGLITGIYFKEGSNVTKGSLLVKINDRDIQAQLQEALTKQNLSATNENRAKQLLQKGAISQEEYDTALADLKSLKAQAQLIRAQLAKTSIIAPFSGKIGLRSISAGEYITPTKIIANLLSTDPVKVSFSVPEKYMSQIKVNSTITFRTDGSAQIYTGKVFALEPGINSQTRTLQVKALAPNKNNELRPGSFAKVSLTLDKIDNAILIPNQAIIPVLRGKTVFISQNGKAKQVDVQSGTRTDENILITSGLKIGDTVLTTGALSLKDDAPVKVTVVK; this is translated from the coding sequence ATGAAACTCAAATACGTTATTTACTCCCTTATTTTTGCTGGGATAGTTTACCTCATTTATCACAGGATATCCGTCAACAAAAAACTGGAGAACTCCGGAATGGGCCCAGGTGCAAAAGGTTCCGGATCTGCCAAAGGTGGCAAATCACAAAATATGCTGGTCAACGGTGTAGTGATACAGGCAACTTCTTTCGCCAATAAACTGGATATTACCGGAACTATAGAAGCCAATGAATCAGTTGCGCTGCAAAGTGAGGTTTCGGGCTTAATTACCGGAATCTACTTTAAAGAAGGAAGTAATGTAACTAAGGGAAGTCTGCTGGTCAAAATTAACGATCGTGACATTCAGGCACAACTACAGGAAGCACTGACTAAACAAAACCTGTCCGCAACGAATGAAAACCGGGCAAAACAGCTGCTGCAAAAAGGCGCCATCAGTCAGGAAGAATATGATACTGCACTGGCCGACTTAAAGTCCCTGAAAGCACAGGCACAATTAATCAGGGCACAACTGGCTAAAACTTCCATTATTGCACCCTTCAGTGGAAAAATAGGTCTGCGTTCAATTTCTGCGGGTGAATATATTACGCCTACAAAAATCATAGCCAACCTGCTCAGTACTGATCCGGTAAAAGTAAGTTTCTCGGTACCTGAAAAATACATGTCCCAGATTAAAGTGAATTCGACTATCACCTTTCGCACCGATGGTTCGGCACAAATTTATACAGGAAAGGTTTTTGCCCTGGAACCCGGCATCAACTCGCAGACCAGAACCCTGCAGGTAAAAGCACTGGCACCAAATAAAAACAATGAATTACGTCCCGGCTCTTTTGCTAAAGTTTCGCTTACCCTGGATAAGATTGATAATGCTATACTTATCCCCAACCAGGCTATTATCCCGGTATTAAGAGGTAAAACAGTATTTATCAGCCAGAATGGTAAAGCAAAACAGGTAGATGTACAATCCGGCACGCGTACTGATGAGAATATACTGATCACCTCCGGACTAAAAATCGGTGATACTGTTTTAACAACAGGAGCCCTTTCCTTAAAAGATGATGCCCCCGTCAAAGTAACAGTAGTCAAATAA
- a CDS encoding AMP-dependent synthetase/ligase, whose protein sequence is MPVTVTRVFDLLKYNLEKFPKDEFISGKVNGVWKKYSTRQFSDTADNLSKGLLQLGLVKGDRIAVMSHNRPEWNIADFAVNQFGGYHVPLYPTLAEHDIKFILENAGVSVFFVEDETLFQKVKPICAEVNPELKIYTFNEVAGADNWTKLVESGEKSEGIDLETYRAAVTADDVLTLIYTSGTTGTPKGVMLKHSNLVQNFINSAVVVPPGLEKGLSFLPLSHIFERMIVYLYLYMGVSVYYAESMDTIVADIQSVKPNAFSTVPRLLEKVYDKIMEKGKALTGIKRGIFFWSVALAEQFDMNSGWFYKLKLGIARKLVFKKWQEALGGNIVVIVSGGAALNPRLARIFWAAGMPVFEGYGLTETSPVITVNHFENAMFGTVGPVIDGVEVKIAEDGEVLTRGHNVMKGYYKREDLTAEAIDKDGWFHTEDIGELVNGRFLKITDRKKEIFKTAGGKYVAPQMLENKYKESVLIDHIMVLGENRKFPSALIVPNFEALKSWCAKKGINYTTNEEMVQHPQVLEKYNQEIANGSKEFGKWEQVKRFVLLTKTWSIEGGEFTPKLSLKRKIILEKNKDLIEKMYKDAEDYKPEKN, encoded by the coding sequence ATGCCTGTAACTGTAACAAGAGTATTTGATTTACTGAAATACAATTTAGAGAAATTTCCAAAAGACGAATTTATTAGTGGAAAGGTTAATGGAGTATGGAAAAAATATAGCACCCGGCAATTTTCTGATACTGCTGACAACCTGAGCAAAGGACTGCTTCAGCTGGGTTTGGTAAAGGGCGACAGGATAGCCGTCATGTCTCATAACAGACCCGAATGGAATATCGCGGACTTTGCCGTAAACCAGTTTGGTGGTTATCACGTGCCTTTGTATCCTACGCTGGCTGAACATGATATTAAGTTTATTTTAGAAAATGCCGGAGTAAGTGTGTTTTTTGTTGAAGATGAGACTTTGTTTCAGAAGGTAAAACCGATTTGTGCAGAAGTTAATCCGGAACTGAAAATTTACACTTTTAATGAAGTTGCCGGGGCAGATAACTGGACAAAGCTGGTTGAATCAGGAGAGAAAAGTGAAGGTATAGATCTGGAGACTTATCGTGCAGCAGTAACTGCGGATGATGTACTGACCCTGATTTATACTTCTGGTACCACCGGAACTCCGAAAGGCGTAATGCTTAAACACAGTAATCTTGTCCAGAACTTTATCAACTCTGCGGTAGTTGTGCCACCGGGGCTGGAAAAGGGACTCAGCTTTTTGCCTTTATCTCATATTTTTGAGCGAATGATTGTGTACTTGTATCTGTATATGGGAGTTTCTGTATACTATGCGGAAAGTATGGACACCATTGTTGCCGATATTCAGTCTGTCAAACCTAATGCTTTTTCTACAGTGCCGAGACTGCTGGAAAAAGTGTATGATAAGATTATGGAAAAAGGGAAAGCGCTTACCGGAATTAAAAGAGGTATTTTCTTCTGGTCTGTGGCCCTTGCCGAACAATTCGATATGAACAGTGGCTGGTTTTATAAACTGAAACTGGGTATTGCAAGAAAACTGGTCTTTAAGAAATGGCAGGAAGCACTGGGTGGAAATATCGTAGTTATTGTTTCCGGAGGTGCTGCACTGAATCCACGTCTGGCACGTATTTTCTGGGCTGCCGGAATGCCTGTTTTTGAAGGATACGGGTTAACAGAGACTTCGCCGGTAATTACTGTTAATCATTTTGAAAATGCAATGTTCGGTACTGTCGGACCTGTTATAGATGGAGTAGAGGTTAAGATTGCGGAAGATGGAGAAGTACTTACCAGGGGTCATAATGTAATGAAAGGCTATTATAAGAGAGAAGACCTGACTGCTGAGGCTATCGATAAGGACGGCTGGTTTCATACAGAGGACATTGGTGAACTGGTGAACGGAAGGTTCCTGAAGATTACCGATCGTAAAAAAGAAATTTTCAAAACTGCAGGCGGTAAATATGTTGCACCGCAGATGCTGGAAAATAAATATAAAGAATCTGTACTGATTGATCATATTATGGTACTTGGCGAAAATCGCAAATTTCCATCAGCACTGATCGTTCCGAATTTTGAAGCATTGAAATCCTGGTGTGCTAAAAAAGGGATTAATTATACGACCAATGAAGAAATGGTTCAGCATCCTCAGGTGCTTGAAAAATATAATCAGGAGATTGCAAACGGTTCTAAGGAGTTTGGAAAGTGGGAGCAGGTTAAACGGTTTGTGTTATTAACTAAAACATGGAGTATAGAAGGAGGTGAATTCACTCCTAAGTTAAGTTTAAAAAGAAAAATTATTCTGGAGAAAAATAAAGATCTGATAGAGAAAATGTATAAAGATGCAGAAGACTATAAACCAGAAAAAAATTAA